A region from the Flexistipes sp. genome encodes:
- a CDS encoding 2-hydroxyacyl-CoA dehydratase family protein: MKKVGFTTTIPVEIIFAANLIPVDLNNIFITDNNPHTFIDFAEQEGLPRNTCNWIKGIYTSVMQNSVDKVISVTGGDCSNNHALTEIFRSEGIDVTTFNYPYENKSRYVSLKAEMSLLADELGTDLDTVQKFQGNLQGVRSKLKRLDELTVDNKVSGFENHLWLVSSTDFNGDYLSFEDNLDTFLDEAERRERIKSNLRIGFVGVPPIFTDLYKFLENKGVHVAFNEVQRQFSIISEKRDIVEKYLDYTYPYDISCRIEDINREIKKRKLDGIIHYVQSFCYRQLQDLIIKREVDVPVITIEGNEPGGVDARTKIRVESFIEMLEERKK, from the coding sequence ATGAAAAAAGTCGGCTTTACCACTACTATCCCCGTGGAAATAATATTTGCAGCAAACCTTATCCCTGTTGATCTTAACAATATTTTTATAACGGATAATAACCCCCACACATTTATCGATTTTGCCGAGCAGGAAGGCCTCCCCAGGAATACCTGTAACTGGATTAAAGGTATTTATACTTCTGTTATGCAGAACAGCGTTGATAAAGTTATTTCTGTAACAGGCGGTGATTGCAGTAATAATCATGCATTAACCGAAATTTTCAGATCGGAAGGTATAGATGTTACCACTTTCAATTACCCGTATGAAAACAAGAGTCGTTATGTTTCCCTTAAAGCTGAAATGAGCCTTTTAGCTGATGAGCTTGGTACGGATCTTGATACTGTGCAGAAATTTCAGGGAAATTTACAGGGAGTCAGAAGTAAGTTAAAAAGGCTGGATGAACTCACCGTTGATAATAAAGTGAGCGGATTTGAAAATCATTTGTGGCTTGTATCCTCAACGGATTTTAACGGCGATTATTTGAGTTTTGAAGATAATCTGGATACTTTTTTAGACGAAGCAGAGAGAAGAGAAAGGATAAAAAGTAATCTCAGAATAGGGTTTGTAGGGGTTCCGCCGATATTCACAGATTTGTATAAATTTCTTGAGAATAAAGGTGTGCATGTTGCATTTAATGAGGTTCAGCGTCAGTTTTCCATTATTTCTGAAAAGAGGGATATTGTGGAAAAATATCTGGATTACACTTATCCTTATGATATCTCCTGCAGAATTGAAGATATTAATCGTGAAATAAAAAAGCGGAAGCTGGATGGTATTATTCATTATGTGCAATCGTTTTGCTACAGACAGCTGCAGGATTTGATTATCAAGCGAGAGGTTGATGTTCCCGTGATAACGATTGAGGGAAATGAGCCGGGCGGAGTTGACGCCAGAACAAAAATAAGGGTTGAATCATTTATAGAAATGCTTGAGGAAAGGAAAAAATGA